A single genomic interval of Canis lupus dingo isolate Sandy chromosome 6, ASM325472v2, whole genome shotgun sequence harbors:
- the TMED5 gene encoding transmembrane emp24 domain-containing protein 5 isoform X1, with protein sequence MGDNTWLPCPVLLLAGLLPALLPGTASFTPSLDSDFTFTLPAGQKECFYQPMPPKASLEIEYQVLDGAGLDIDFHLASPEGRTLVFEQRKSDGVHTVETEDGDYMFCFDNTFSTISEKVIFFELILDNMGEQEQEQEDWKKYITGTDMLDMKLEDILESINSIKARLSKSGHIQTLLRAFEARDRNIQESNFDRVNFWSMVNLVVMVVVSAIQVYMLKSLFEDKRKSRT encoded by the exons ATGGGCGACAACACCTGGCTGCCCTGCCCGGTGCTCCTCCTGGCCGGTCTGCTCCCAGCGCTGCTGCCGGGGACGGCCAGCTTCACGCCCTCCTTGGACAGCGACTTCACGTTCACCCTTCCGGCCGGCCAGAAGGAGTGCTTCTACCAGCCCATGCCCCCGAAGGCCTCGCTGGAGATCGAGTACCAA GTTTTAGATGGAGCAGGATTAGATATTGACTTCCATCTTGCCTCTCCAGAGGGAAGAACCTTAGTTTTTGAACAAAGAAAATCAGATGGAGTTCACAC GGTAGAGACTGAAGATGGTGACTACATGTTCTGCTTTGATAATACATTCAGCACCATTTCTGAGAAGgtgattttctttgaattaatCCTGGATAATATGGGAGAACAGGAGCAAGAGCAAGAGGACTGGAAGAAATATATTACTGGCACAGACATGTTGGACATGAAACTGGAAGACATTCTG GAATCCATCAACAGTATCAAGGCCAGACTAAGCAAAAGTGGCCATATCCAGACTCTGCTTAGAGCATTTGAAGCCCGTGATCGAAACATACAAGAAAGCAACTTTGATAGAGTCAACTTCTGGTCTATGGTTAACTTAGTGGTAATGGTGGTGGTGTCAGCCATTCAAGTTTATATGCTAAAGAGTCTATTTGAAGATAAGAGGAAAAGTAGAACTTAA
- the TMED5 gene encoding transmembrane emp24 domain-containing protein 5 isoform X2, protein MGDNTWLPCPVLLLAGLLPALLPGTASFTPSLDSDFTFTLPAGQKECFYQPMPPKASLEIEYQVLDGAGLDIDFHLASPEGRTLVFEQRKSDGVHTVETEDGDYMFCFDNTFSTISEKVIFFELILDNMGEQEQEQEDWKKYITGTDMLDMKLEDILDLTIKIDFSEDVQVRVFLGIHQQYQGQTKQKWPYPDSA, encoded by the exons ATGGGCGACAACACCTGGCTGCCCTGCCCGGTGCTCCTCCTGGCCGGTCTGCTCCCAGCGCTGCTGCCGGGGACGGCCAGCTTCACGCCCTCCTTGGACAGCGACTTCACGTTCACCCTTCCGGCCGGCCAGAAGGAGTGCTTCTACCAGCCCATGCCCCCGAAGGCCTCGCTGGAGATCGAGTACCAA GTTTTAGATGGAGCAGGATTAGATATTGACTTCCATCTTGCCTCTCCAGAGGGAAGAACCTTAGTTTTTGAACAAAGAAAATCAGATGGAGTTCACAC GGTAGAGACTGAAGATGGTGACTACATGTTCTGCTTTGATAATACATTCAGCACCATTTCTGAGAAGgtgattttctttgaattaatCCTGGATAATATGGGAGAACAGGAGCAAGAGCAAGAGGACTGGAAGAAATATATTACTGGCACAGACATGTTGGACATGAAACTGGAAGACATTCTG GACCTTActataaaaatagatttctcaGAAGATGTACAAGTTagagt atttttag GAATCCATCAACAGTATCAAGGCCAGACTAAGCAAAAGTGGCCATATCCAGACTCTGCTTAG